A region of Benincasa hispida cultivar B227 unplaced genomic scaffold, ASM972705v1 Contig207, whole genome shotgun sequence DNA encodes the following proteins:
- the LOC120069082 gene encoding uncharacterized protein LOC120069082 isoform X1 codes for MWKENEEISLRREKEVKGSPTATPSRTPTVTTLFNSKNTSFINPTKTSLLEKNQRTDVSDSLEEQPIIVKEINPSSSVLHGPTMNKPSASREKNKLPCCAAVNELPTEETRKLKHHIRLKSCGWPEDTEETHTLNAEEEESSPVQSPVQFTPPAFDNSLKYLEENSVSLFSRSSHLLKPFPKYFERRKSSIVKTWSLLANSNLLEDCCARVQIPIDKAERSVIPPNFPSSTTPQLGKNLDLSFIYVQGSPISVFGSKKLPQEYDEASIASVSSEDLDFEDHNLKFKGLEDQKDAILNLNLLFHEEEVQDSAVLIPPSHIELPQELNSFLNICDITLA; via the coding sequence ATGTGgaaagagaatgaagaaatCTCATTAAGAAGAGAGAAGGAAGTCAAGGGAAGCCCAACAGCCACTCCTTCGAGAACTCCAACAGTCACCACtctatttaattctaaaaacaCCTCGTTTATAAACCCTACTAAAACATCTCTTTTGGAAAAAAACCAAAGGACTGACGTTTCAGATTCCTTGGAAGAACAACCAATTATTGTGAAAGAGATAAACCCCTCATCTTCAGTTCTACATGGCCCCACAATGAATAAACCATCAGCATCTCGGGAGAAAAACAAATTACCCTGCTGCGCGGCAGTAAATGAACTCCCCACTGAAGAGACAAGGAAGTTGAAGCATCATATTCGATTAAAAAGCTGTGGCTGGCCAGAGGATACCGAGGAGACACATACATTAAATGCTGAAGAGGAAGAGTCCTCCCCTGTTCAATCCCCTGTCCAATTTACCCCTCCGGCATTTGATAATTCATTGAAATATCTAGAAGAAAACTCAGTGTCCCTCTTTAGCCGAAGCTCACATCTTCTCAAGCCATTCCCCAAATACTTTGAAAGAAGGAAAAGCTCCATTGTTAAAACGTGGTCCTTACTTGCAAACTCAAACTTATTGGAAGATTGTTGCGCTCGGGTACAAATACCTATTGATAAGGCAGAAAGGTCAGTAATTCCTCCcaattttccttcttcaaccacTCCTCAGTTGGGTAAAAACTTAGATCTATCTTTCATTTATGTGCAAGGGTCTCCCATTTCTGTCTTTGGCTCTAAAAAGCTACCACAAGAGTATGATGAAGCCTCAATAGCTAGTGTCAGCAGTGAAGATTTAGACTTTGAGGATCATAACTTGAAATTCAAAGGCCTAGAAGATCAAAAAGATGCCATACTAAACTTGAATTTGCTTTTCCATGAAGAGGAGGTACAAGATTCAGCAGTCTTAATCCCTCCATCCCACATTGAACTACCTCAAGAGCTCAATTCTTTCTTAAATATTTGTGACATTACCCTGGCATAA
- the LOC120069082 gene encoding uncharacterized protein LOC120069082 isoform X2, whose translation MWKENEEISLRREKEVKGSPTATPSRTPTVTTLFNSKNTSFINPTKTSLLEKNQRTDVSDSLEEQPIIVKEINPSSSVLHGPTMNKPSASREKNKLPCCAAVNELPTEETRKLKHHIRLKSCGWPEDTEETHTLNAEEEESSPVQSPVQFTPPAFDNSLKYLEENSVSLFSRSSHLLKPFPKYFERRKSSIVKTWSLLANSNLLEDCCARVQIPIDKAERVSHFCLWL comes from the exons ATGTGgaaagagaatgaagaaatCTCATTAAGAAGAGAGAAGGAAGTCAAGGGAAGCCCAACAGCCACTCCTTCGAGAACTCCAACAGTCACCACtctatttaattctaaaaacaCCTCGTTTATAAACCCTACTAAAACATCTCTTTTGGAAAAAAACCAAAGGACTGACGTTTCAGATTCCTTGGAAGAACAACCAATTATTGTGAAAGAGATAAACCCCTCATCTTCAGTTCTACATGGCCCCACAATGAATAAACCATCAGCATCTCGGGAGAAAAACAAATTACCCTGCTGCGCGGCAGTAAATGAACTCCCCACTGAAGAGACAAGGAAGTTGAAGCATCATATTCGATTAAAAAGCTGTGGCTGGCCAGAGGATACCGAGGAGACACATACATTAAATGCTGAAGAGGAAGAGTCCTCCCCTGTTCAATCCCCTGTCCAATTTACCCCTCCGGCATTTGATAATTCATTGAAATATCTAGAAGAAAACTCAGTGTCCCTCTTTAGCCGAAGCTCACATCTTCTCAAGCCATTCCCCAAATACTTTGAAAGAAGGAAAAGCTCCATTGTTAAAACGTGGTCCTTACTTGCAAACTCAAACTTATTGGAAGATTGTTGCGCTCGGGTACAAATACCTATTGATAAGGCAGAAAG GGTCTCCCATTTCTGTCTTTGGCTCTAA